Proteins from a single region of Geovibrio ferrireducens:
- the flhA gene encoding flagellar biosynthesis protein FlhA: MTKLIKQGEIGFGLFFIGIIIVMVLPVPAVILDLLLVCSIALSVLILMVAIYADEPLKFSTFPSVLLIITLFRLSLNVASTRRILLNGSEGEGAAGNVIQAFGQYVVGGNYTVGVIIFLILVLINFMVITKGSGRIAEVAARFTLDAMPGKQMSIDADLNAGLIDEAGAKAKRAKIQQEADYYGAMDGASKFVRGDAVAGLIITGINIAGGLAIGVLQNGMEVAEAAGVFTILTVGDGLVSQIPSLIVSTAAGLIVSRAGGGDKDLSGQLARQLFRSTRVLYITGGILLFFAVVPGMPFFPFLFLSAIFFSIAYSVKKGAEQPEEEKEEQEEERKPATEEEEVRELLEMDTMELGIGFSLIPLVDSAQGGTLLNRIKSIRKQIALEMGIIVPPVRIRDNLQLDGNGYNILLKGVKVATGTIFPDRFLVMNPEGSVDKIDGIPTKEPAFGLAAKWVDERQKEKAELNGFTIVDPATVIATHLTEVIKSYANELIGRQETLELVNGVKEKFPKLVEDLVPGILDLGTVNRVLQNLLRERISIRNLRSILEVLASYGVQTKDVENLTERVRLSLRRQITESLLAPDGALYVFTLPSEIEQLLAKNLQQGDEGRDILIDPLAAQKILSKMIAKVDEVSQKGFSPVLVISPPLRSAMRRFAEKFIKNINVISHNEISENVRIESLGMLEIKI, from the coding sequence ATGACAAAATTGATAAAACAGGGCGAAATAGGCTTCGGTCTGTTTTTTATCGGCATAATCATCGTCATGGTTCTGCCAGTGCCCGCCGTTATTCTCGACCTTCTCCTTGTGTGCAGCATTGCCCTTTCCGTTCTTATCCTCATGGTGGCGATTTACGCGGATGAGCCGCTTAAGTTCTCCACATTTCCGTCTGTGCTGCTTATCATTACCCTGTTCAGGCTTTCGCTGAACGTTGCCTCCACAAGGAGAATCCTCCTGAACGGTTCGGAGGGTGAAGGCGCAGCAGGAAACGTGATTCAGGCATTCGGGCAGTATGTTGTGGGCGGAAACTACACGGTGGGCGTTATCATATTCCTTATCCTTGTGCTGATTAACTTCATGGTTATCACCAAGGGTTCAGGCCGTATAGCGGAAGTCGCAGCGAGATTCACGCTGGATGCCATGCCCGGAAAACAGATGAGTATCGATGCTGACCTCAACGCAGGGCTCATCGACGAGGCAGGGGCGAAGGCGAAGAGAGCTAAAATTCAGCAGGAAGCAGACTACTACGGAGCCATGGACGGTGCGAGCAAGTTCGTCCGCGGTGATGCCGTTGCGGGTCTTATCATAACAGGCATAAACATCGCGGGCGGTCTTGCCATAGGCGTTCTCCAGAACGGAATGGAAGTGGCCGAAGCCGCTGGTGTTTTTACAATACTTACAGTGGGTGACGGTCTGGTGAGCCAGATACCCTCACTCATAGTCTCCACTGCGGCCGGTCTCATAGTTTCCAGAGCGGGCGGCGGGGACAAAGACCTCAGCGGACAGCTTGCCAGGCAGCTTTTCCGCAGCACCAGAGTGCTTTACATAACAGGAGGCATTCTCCTTTTCTTTGCTGTTGTTCCCGGAATGCCGTTTTTCCCGTTCCTTTTCCTCTCCGCTATCTTTTTCAGCATAGCCTACTCTGTGAAGAAGGGTGCTGAACAGCCGGAGGAGGAGAAAGAGGAACAGGAGGAGGAGCGCAAGCCCGCGACTGAGGAGGAAGAGGTCAGGGAGCTGCTGGAAATGGATACAATGGAACTTGGAATAGGTTTCAGCCTTATCCCCCTTGTGGATTCCGCTCAGGGCGGAACCCTGCTTAACCGCATAAAATCAATACGCAAGCAGATTGCCCTTGAGATGGGGATTATAGTTCCTCCCGTGAGGATAAGGGACAATCTCCAGCTTGACGGAAACGGATACAACATACTCCTCAAAGGTGTAAAGGTCGCCACGGGAACAATCTTCCCCGACAGGTTTCTTGTGATGAACCCGGAAGGGAGCGTGGACAAGATAGACGGAATACCCACCAAGGAGCCTGCCTTCGGGCTTGCCGCCAAATGGGTGGATGAACGCCAGAAAGAGAAGGCGGAGCTTAACGGCTTCACCATAGTTGACCCCGCGACGGTGATTGCAACCCACCTCACGGAGGTGATAAAGTCCTATGCCAACGAACTCATCGGAAGGCAGGAAACCCTTGAGCTTGTCAACGGCGTTAAGGAAAAATTTCCGAAGCTGGTGGAGGATCTCGTTCCCGGCATACTGGATCTGGGCACTGTGAACAGGGTATTGCAGAACCTGCTGAGGGAAAGAATCTCCATCCGCAACCTGCGGAGCATTCTGGAAGTTCTCGCTTCTTACGGGGTGCAGACCAAGGATGTGGAAAACCTAACGGAGAGGGTGCGCCTCTCTCTGAGAAGGCAGATAACGGAAAGCCTCCTCGCACCGGACGGAGCGCTCTATGTATTTACTCTGCCATCCGAGATTGAGCAGCTTCTGGCGAAAAATCTACAGCAGGGTGACGAAGGAAGGGATATACTTATAGATCCCCTTGCGGCACAGAAGATACTTTCCAAGATGATAGCCAAGGTGGATGAGGTGTCACAGAAGGGGTTCAGCCCCGTTCTTGTTATTTCGCCGCCCCTGCGTTCGGCCATGAGGCGTTTTGCGGAGAAGTTCATTAAGAATATTAATGTTATATCCCACAATGAAATAAGCGAGAATGTCAGGATAGAAAGCCTCGGCATGCTGGAGATTAAGATATGA
- the fliN gene encoding flagellar motor switch protein FliN, with the protein MRKELDKGRYAAFTGVITDMFASTFGSMFDKEISISMSDAYAGNADELMYGYEGQTVVSVTEEKSGFDAGLFFYTKDITMLAALMLMMDSEGTDELGEDDPDAVKELCQQVLSSLSVPLEERLGKKVSFKVDDVIKNENSALFQSESYFIADMKFTIGDRKTAMRFFMDEDLLSLFSSKSGSSGASLDDEPDFATAFTFPDDPDDRMGDPIGSMGSSSVSGVQNMDMLLDIDVPVSVKMGSTRMFLKDILTMGSGNIVELDESADEPVELVVNNKVIARGEVVIVDGYFGFRIKEIVSRAERLKKLKD; encoded by the coding sequence ATGAGGAAAGAACTGGATAAAGGCAGGTATGCCGCTTTTACTGGAGTAATAACAGATATGTTTGCCTCTACCTTCGGCAGCATGTTTGATAAAGAGATAAGTATTTCCATGTCCGATGCTTATGCCGGTAATGCGGATGAGCTTATGTACGGGTACGAGGGGCAGACCGTGGTATCCGTAACTGAGGAGAAGTCCGGCTTTGATGCAGGCTTATTCTTTTATACAAAGGATATAACAATGCTCGCCGCGCTGATGCTCATGATGGATTCGGAAGGCACAGATGAGCTTGGTGAGGATGACCCGGATGCTGTAAAGGAGCTTTGCCAGCAGGTTCTCTCCTCACTCAGCGTTCCCTTGGAGGAAAGGCTCGGCAAAAAGGTCAGCTTCAAGGTTGACGATGTAATCAAGAATGAGAACTCCGCTCTCTTTCAGTCTGAGAGCTATTTTATAGCCGATATGAAGTTCACCATAGGGGATCGCAAAACTGCAATGCGCTTTTTTATGGACGAGGATCTTCTTTCGCTGTTTTCCTCTAAGAGCGGAAGCTCCGGTGCTTCCCTTGATGATGAACCGGATTTCGCCACAGCGTTCACTTTTCCGGATGATCCGGACGACAGAATGGGCGATCCGATAGGCTCCATGGGCTCATCCTCCGTATCGGGCGTGCAGAACATGGACATGCTGCTGGATATTGATGTTCCGGTAAGTGTTAAAATGGGCTCCACAAGGATGTTTCTTAAGGATATACTTACTATGGGTTCCGGAAACATTGTGGAGCTTGACGAATCTGCGGATGAACCGGTTGAACTCGTTGTTAACAATAAGGTAATAGCCCGCGGAGAGGTGGTCATAGTTGACGGCTACTTTGGTTTCCGCATAAAGGAAATCGTAAGCAGGGCAGAGAGATTGAAGAAATTAAAGGATTGA
- a CDS encoding MinD/ParA family protein: MTDQAHNLRRKAWDKKRRAKYISVSSGKGGVGKTNFVVNLAYWLAKMGKKVLVFDADLGLANVDILLNLTVTASIRKYMQGEAEIENVIKKDIYGFDVIPASSGFSDLTNLSESEFEKIVEIFVNLDGAYDYILFDTGAGISETVTKFAAIADTVIVITQPEPTAITDAYAFMKVVHFDHGINRIRFVLNRVDDVNGVKNIYMSMKNVAKKFLDVELDLLGHLREDKQVISSVKFQKPVCEINQNGAYSRDIYNIARNILGLPAENTRKEGLYSLLKGVFK, translated from the coding sequence ATGACAGATCAGGCGCACAATTTAAGACGAAAAGCATGGGATAAAAAGCGGCGGGCAAAGTATATTTCCGTCTCCAGCGGCAAGGGAGGGGTCGGCAAGACCAACTTTGTGGTAAACCTTGCCTACTGGCTGGCGAAAATGGGGAAAAAAGTTCTTGTTTTCGATGCGGATTTAGGGCTCGCCAATGTTGATATACTGCTTAATCTCACCGTAACCGCTTCAATCCGGAAATATATGCAGGGGGAAGCGGAGATAGAAAATGTAATCAAGAAAGATATTTACGGATTTGATGTAATCCCCGCTTCCAGCGGATTTTCCGACCTCACCAACCTCAGCGAGAGCGAGTTTGAAAAAATAGTGGAAATATTCGTAAATCTTGACGGAGCTTACGACTACATACTGTTTGATACCGGTGCGGGCATATCTGAAACCGTAACGAAATTCGCAGCCATAGCAGACACTGTGATAGTGATCACCCAGCCTGAGCCCACTGCGATTACCGATGCATACGCGTTTATGAAGGTGGTGCACTTTGACCACGGAATAAACCGCATCCGCTTCGTGCTCAACAGGGTGGACGATGTGAACGGCGTAAAAAATATTTACATGAGCATGAAAAACGTTGCGAAGAAGTTTCTCGATGTTGAGCTTGACCTTCTCGGACACCTGCGCGAGGACAAGCAGGTGATAAGCTCTGTAAAATTTCAGAAGCCCGTGTGCGAAATAAACCAGAACGGCGCATACTCCCGCGATATTTACAATATAGCGAGAAATATTCTGGGGCTCCCCGCCGAAAACACCCGGAAGGAAGGACTCTACAGCCTTCTTAAGGGGGTGTTCAAATGA
- a CDS encoding protein-glutamate methylesterase/protein-glutamine glutaminase — MNKIKVVIVDDSAFMRKAIESMLAKDSEIEIVGQGRNGLDAVEMARNLKPDVMTLDIEMPRMDGLSALEKIMSENPLPVIMVSSLTTEGAEATMKALDLGAVDFIPKEKSFASFGVMNIEDDLRNKIKQFARRTNLMRRLRPASFARPAAAGAPSGGLQAPAAPAGKTVSKPGHKRIVIIGTSTGGPQSLQKVIPRLPGDIGVPIVVVQHMPPNFTQSLAQRLNSLSKLNVIESQGNEKLEPNTVYIAKGGQHLRIKKIGANYVTELNSDAGGHLHVPSVDVTAASVAEAAGKDALGVIMTGMGADGKKGLQLLKLKGGNVIAQDEESSIVYGMPRAVVEAGIADEIVSLDDIFNRIIFHCR; from the coding sequence ATGAATAAAATCAAGGTTGTTATTGTTGATGATTCCGCATTTATGAGAAAAGCCATTGAATCCATGCTCGCCAAGGATTCAGAGATTGAGATAGTCGGGCAGGGACGCAACGGTCTGGATGCCGTTGAAATGGCGAGAAACCTTAAACCCGATGTAATGACCCTCGATATTGAAATGCCCAGAATGGACGGACTGAGCGCTCTTGAAAAAATAATGAGCGAGAATCCTCTGCCCGTCATTATGGTCAGTTCCCTTACCACAGAGGGTGCGGAAGCTACTATGAAAGCCCTTGATCTGGGCGCGGTGGACTTCATACCGAAAGAGAAATCATTCGCCAGCTTCGGCGTTATGAATATAGAAGACGATCTGCGCAATAAGATAAAGCAGTTCGCCAGAAGAACAAACCTCATGCGCAGGCTGCGCCCTGCATCATTTGCAAGACCCGCTGCTGCGGGAGCTCCGTCAGGAGGACTTCAGGCTCCTGCTGCTCCCGCAGGAAAAACCGTTTCCAAACCCGGCCATAAGCGCATAGTGATAATCGGAACCTCCACCGGGGGGCCCCAGTCACTCCAGAAGGTTATACCCAGACTGCCCGGCGACATCGGAGTGCCGATAGTTGTTGTGCAGCACATGCCGCCGAACTTCACTCAGTCACTCGCGCAGAGGCTCAACTCACTGAGCAAGCTGAATGTTATAGAATCTCAGGGGAATGAAAAACTTGAGCCCAACACTGTTTACATAGCAAAAGGCGGGCAGCACCTGAGAATAAAAAAAATAGGCGCAAACTACGTCACAGAGCTTAATTCAGACGCAGGCGGACACCTTCATGTGCCCAGCGTGGACGTAACAGCGGCCTCTGTGGCGGAAGCCGCCGGAAAAGATGCCCTCGGCGTCATCATGACCGGCATGGGCGCTGACGGCAAAAAAGGGCTCCAGCTCCTTAAACTAAAAGGCGGAAACGTCATAGCGCAGGATGAGGAATCAAGCATAGTCTACGGAATGCCCCGCGCTGTGGTCGAAGCGGGAATAGCTGATGAAATTGTTTCCCTTGACGATATATTTAACAGGATAATATTCCATTGCAGGTAA
- a CDS encoding sigma-70 family RNA polymerase sigma factor translates to MHYEAGGAVNRFSPEEREKIIQEFMPRIKSWVIRMSASLPDSVDLDDLYSSACVGLIESMDRFDKDRNVNFYTFAERRIKGSILDTLRSLDFLPRNVRTRLKQLEAFIERTYREQGSRPSVEEIVAGSDFEAKEVYRLLELQDNDKLLSLDESVGGEGENNLIDFIKSKGLTPEDEAVKNKLIERLGEEIDSLPEKEKYAITLYYYEELTMKEIAEVLNITESRVSQIHSAAVTKLKRRLKEFYE, encoded by the coding sequence ATGCACTATGAGGCAGGCGGCGCTGTAAACAGGTTTTCCCCCGAAGAGCGGGAAAAAATCATTCAGGAGTTTATGCCCAGGATAAAGTCCTGGGTTATCCGTATGAGTGCGTCTCTTCCTGACAGCGTTGATCTTGACGACCTTTACTCCTCAGCCTGCGTCGGGCTGATAGAAAGCATGGACCGCTTTGACAAGGACAGAAATGTGAATTTCTACACCTTTGCCGAAAGGAGGATCAAGGGCTCAATCCTTGATACTCTGAGGAGCCTTGACTTTCTTCCCAGAAACGTGCGCACCAGGCTTAAGCAGCTTGAGGCATTTATAGAGAGAACCTACCGGGAGCAGGGCTCACGCCCCTCCGTGGAGGAAATAGTCGCCGGGAGCGACTTTGAAGCGAAGGAGGTCTACCGCCTTCTTGAACTTCAGGATAATGACAAACTCCTCAGCCTTGACGAATCTGTCGGCGGCGAAGGGGAAAACAACCTGATCGATTTTATAAAAAGCAAGGGACTCACCCCGGAAGACGAGGCGGTGAAGAATAAGCTCATAGAAAGGCTCGGCGAGGAGATAGACAGCCTCCCCGAAAAAGAGAAATACGCCATTACCCTTTATTATTACGAAGAGCTGACTATGAAGGAGATTGCAGAGGTTCTTAACATTACAGAATCGAGGGTTTCACAAATCCACTCTGCGGCCGTGACAAAACTCAAAAGGAGGCTGAAAGAGTTCTATGAATAA
- the fliM gene encoding flagellar motor switch protein FliM, which translates to MADILSQEEIDALLSTVSTEDDLSDNSIQQLDFVPKKISVYDFRRPDRVSKEQLRSIRNLHDKFARNFSSSLSNFLRTITDITLVSVDQMTYGEFLMSLPDPTSFNIISMIPMEGNAVLEINPSLVFPIVDKLLGGPGQPLFQTRELTSLEQHIIEGIISLILKDLEEVWRQIVQNIRFKKELSENSPHIIQIVAQNEVVILVVFEIKFGEATGMMNLCIPAIVLEPVLGKISSQDWLIGAKKGRFGDNEKHILDMLEEIRIPFRASLGHTTLTIEEIMNLQEGDLVMMDAKAGTPSNIHINNKKKFFGHIGTLGVRKAVRINEIITEEGNEERTG; encoded by the coding sequence ATGGCAGATATTTTAAGTCAGGAAGAGATTGATGCTCTATTGTCCACCGTGTCAACGGAGGATGATTTATCGGACAATTCGATACAGCAGCTTGACTTTGTGCCCAAGAAGATTTCGGTTTACGATTTCCGCAGGCCGGACAGGGTTTCAAAGGAGCAGCTTCGTTCGATCCGCAACCTTCATGATAAGTTTGCGCGCAACTTCTCGTCTTCTCTGTCAAACTTTTTGAGGACCATCACAGACATAACTCTGGTGAGCGTGGATCAGATGACATACGGCGAGTTTCTTATGTCTCTGCCTGACCCCACCAGTTTCAACATTATAAGTATGATACCCATGGAGGGGAACGCGGTTCTGGAGATAAACCCTTCGCTGGTGTTTCCCATAGTTGACAAGCTTTTGGGCGGCCCCGGCCAGCCTCTGTTCCAGACCCGTGAGCTTACCAGCCTTGAGCAGCATATAATCGAGGGGATAATAAGCCTGATTCTCAAGGATCTTGAGGAGGTATGGCGGCAGATTGTCCAGAATATACGTTTCAAGAAGGAACTGAGCGAGAACAGCCCTCATATCATTCAGATTGTTGCTCAGAACGAGGTTGTGATCCTTGTGGTGTTTGAGATAAAGTTCGGCGAGGCCACGGGGATGATGAATCTGTGTATTCCTGCCATAGTTCTTGAGCCCGTTCTCGGCAAAATCAGCAGTCAGGACTGGCTGATCGGTGCGAAAAAGGGCAGGTTCGGGGACAATGAAAAGCATATCCTTGATATGCTGGAGGAGATAAGGATTCCCTTCCGCGCTTCTCTGGGGCACACTACGCTGACGATAGAAGAGATAATGAATCTTCAGGAAGGCGACCTTGTTATGATGGACGCGAAAGCGGGCACTCCTTCAAACATACATATTAATAACAAAAAGAAATTTTTCGGCCACATAGGAACGCTTGGTGTGCGTAAGGCTGTCAGAATAAATGAAATAATAACGGAAGAAGGTAATGAGGAAAGAACTGGATAA
- the flhF gene encoding flagellar biosynthesis protein FlhF, with product MKIKKYEAYDMAEAMRMIKQELGSEAVILSTRKVVKNNSFGLFSKPLIEVTAAVDMDERILMEKTAKAKAARPKPQGSGSTYNGFGKMAAPKEDDEFRPETFASDIRRPSQETVYRSETSRQAKQIKPETYQQGGVDKLAELINTLGLNRFESLISDVAEIKKQMLEMKSVLTENIVVDLPEQLKEFYSLMVKNGVDDVIAYKFLKRIEKRATAGLTKSQIRNLIVQLLGDLIPIEKDYFSSLNRKIVAFVGPTGVGKTTTVAKIAANLSLKLKKRVSLITIDNFRIGAVEQLKTYAEIVDIPLQVASSPEELQAILARTEGYDYVFVDSMGRSQFDTEQIGDLRRFLSAGDRMTVALVMSMSSNHAEMAETFENYSALMPEYVVFTKLDETKYFGPMVNLPIRKKTPVLLLSTGQNVPDDMEIPDGRKIASQILRDIPGFWSER from the coding sequence ATGAAGATAAAAAAGTACGAAGCATACGACATGGCTGAAGCGATGAGAATGATCAAGCAGGAGCTCGGCTCCGAGGCTGTCATTCTCTCCACCAGAAAAGTCGTTAAAAACAACAGCTTCGGTCTTTTCTCCAAGCCTCTTATTGAGGTTACAGCCGCGGTGGATATGGACGAGCGGATTCTCATGGAAAAAACCGCCAAGGCAAAGGCCGCCAGACCCAAGCCGCAGGGTTCAGGCTCCACTTATAACGGTTTCGGCAAAATGGCAGCACCGAAGGAGGATGATGAGTTCAGGCCGGAAACCTTCGCCTCTGATATACGCCGTCCGTCACAGGAAACAGTCTACAGATCAGAAACATCCAGACAGGCAAAGCAGATTAAACCCGAAACCTACCAGCAGGGCGGGGTGGACAAACTGGCGGAACTCATAAACACCCTTGGGCTGAACCGCTTTGAAAGCCTTATCTCTGACGTGGCCGAGATCAAGAAGCAGATGCTTGAGATGAAAAGCGTCCTCACCGAGAACATAGTAGTCGACCTGCCGGAGCAGCTTAAGGAGTTTTACTCCCTTATGGTGAAGAACGGCGTGGATGACGTTATCGCATATAAATTCCTTAAACGTATAGAAAAACGCGCCACAGCAGGGCTTACCAAAAGCCAGATACGCAACCTCATTGTCCAGCTGCTTGGGGATCTCATCCCCATCGAGAAGGACTATTTCTCATCCCTCAACAGGAAGATTGTTGCCTTTGTCGGCCCCACAGGAGTGGGCAAAACCACCACTGTGGCGAAAATTGCAGCCAATCTTTCCCTAAAACTGAAAAAAAGAGTGAGCCTCATCACCATAGATAATTTCAGGATAGGCGCAGTGGAACAGCTTAAGACCTATGCTGAGATTGTGGATATACCCCTTCAGGTTGCCTCCAGCCCGGAAGAGCTTCAGGCTATACTCGCCCGCACGGAAGGCTATGATTACGTTTTTGTGGATTCCATGGGCAGAAGCCAGTTCGACACTGAGCAGATAGGCGATCTCCGCAGATTCCTCAGCGCAGGGGACAGGATGACCGTTGCCCTTGTTATGTCCATGAGCAGCAACCACGCGGAAATGGCCGAAACCTTTGAAAATTACAGCGCGCTCATGCCGGAATATGTGGTGTTCACCAAGCTGGATGAAACAAAATACTTCGGGCCTATGGTGAACCTTCCCATCCGCAAGAAAACTCCTGTTCTCCTTCTTTCCACAGGTCAGAATGTCCCTGATGATATGGAAATTCCCGATGGCAGGAAGATTGCTAGTCAGATCCTCAGGGATATTCCGGGGTTCTGGAGTGAAAGATGA